In the genome of Microbacterium saperdae, one region contains:
- a CDS encoding YceI family protein, whose translation MTTIDVPGYRPGTWVLDPSHSEVTFSVRHMMISKVRGTFGVKSATLIAPENPLEAKVEASVDVTSIDTKDEGRDTHLRSGDFFDTENFPTMEFVSTGARVDGGDLFVDGDLTIRGITKPVSFELDFGGFGSDPWGNYKAGASAKTVINREDFGLTWNAALETGGVLVGKDVTISLDLQGALQQD comes from the coding sequence ATGACCACGATCGACGTCCCCGGCTACCGCCCCGGCACCTGGGTGCTCGACCCCTCGCACAGCGAGGTCACCTTCAGCGTCCGCCACATGATGATCTCCAAGGTGCGTGGCACCTTCGGCGTGAAGAGCGCGACCCTGATCGCCCCCGAGAACCCGCTCGAGGCCAAGGTCGAGGCGAGCGTCGACGTGACCTCGATCGACACCAAGGACGAAGGGCGCGACACGCACCTGCGCTCCGGCGACTTCTTCGACACCGAGAACTTCCCGACCATGGAGTTCGTCTCGACCGGCGCGCGCGTCGACGGCGGCGACCTGTTCGTCGACGGTGACCTCACGATCCGCGGCATCACCAAGCCGGTGAGCTTCGAGCTCGACTTCGGTGGCTTCGGCAGCGACCCCTGGGGCAACTACAAGGCCGGTGCGTCGGCGAAGACCGTCATCAACCGCGAGGACTTCGGCCTGACCTGGAACGCCGCGCTCGAGACCGGTGGCGTGCTCGTCGGCAAGGACGTCACGATCAGCCTCGACCTGCAGGGCGCGCTGCAGCAGGACTGA
- a CDS encoding amidohydrolase family protein, producing MLLSDVRPWGTAASDVLIADGKIAEVRPHVPNSAPSPGDVDGRGRLLLPSFSDVHVHLDSTRIGLPFREHTGAPGVWGMMMNDRRNWRDAEIDLPTRVAGTLEQMIARGTTRVRSYAQVDVDCKLEKFDAVVAAKEKFAGHADVQIMTFPQAGILREEGTVEYLEESLKQGADVMGGIDPSQLDRDPARHLDIVFGLAEKYQVEIDIHLHEPGELGVFSTDLVIERTRALGMQGKVTMSHAYDLGSVNEATSRRLIETFAELDIAMATVAPSTSNQLSLVQLVEAGVRIGLGEDGQRDYWSPYGNADMLDRTWQLAFTNGFRRDDHVELALAVATMGGASIMSHATPRPRGIGDRPGLAPGDRADLVLVNGETPTSAVMDRGTDRTVLHDGRVVADGLRVLAL from the coding sequence ATGCTGCTCTCTGACGTCCGTCCCTGGGGCACCGCCGCCTCCGATGTCCTGATCGCCGACGGGAAGATCGCCGAGGTGCGCCCGCATGTCCCGAACAGTGCGCCGTCGCCCGGCGATGTCGACGGTCGTGGACGACTGCTGCTGCCGTCCTTCAGCGATGTGCACGTGCATCTCGACTCCACCCGGATCGGTCTCCCGTTCCGCGAGCACACCGGCGCTCCCGGCGTCTGGGGCATGATGATGAACGATCGCCGCAACTGGCGCGATGCCGAGATCGACCTGCCCACCCGGGTCGCCGGCACTCTCGAGCAGATGATCGCCCGCGGTACGACGCGTGTGCGCTCCTACGCCCAGGTCGACGTGGACTGCAAGCTGGAGAAGTTCGACGCCGTCGTCGCCGCCAAGGAGAAGTTCGCCGGCCACGCCGACGTGCAGATCATGACTTTCCCGCAGGCGGGCATCCTGCGTGAGGAGGGCACCGTCGAGTATCTCGAGGAGTCGCTCAAGCAGGGCGCCGATGTGATGGGCGGCATCGACCCGTCGCAGCTCGACCGCGACCCCGCGCGACACCTGGACATCGTGTTCGGGCTGGCGGAGAAGTATCAGGTCGAGATCGACATCCACCTGCATGAGCCCGGCGAGCTGGGGGTGTTCAGCACCGACCTCGTGATCGAGCGGACGCGCGCGCTGGGGATGCAGGGCAAGGTGACGATGTCGCACGCGTACGACCTCGGCTCCGTGAACGAGGCCACCAGCCGTCGGCTGATCGAGACCTTCGCCGAACTCGACATCGCGATGGCGACGGTCGCTCCGTCCACCAGCAACCAGCTCTCCCTGGTGCAGCTCGTCGAGGCGGGCGTGCGCATCGGACTCGGTGAGGACGGACAGCGCGACTACTGGAGCCCGTACGGGAACGCGGACATGCTCGACCGCACCTGGCAGCTCGCGTTCACGAACGGCTTCCGCCGTGATGATCACGTCGAGCTCGCCCTCGCCGTCGCCACCATGGGAGGGGCGAGCATCATGTCGCATGCGACTCCGCGTCCGCGTGGCATCGGCGACCGTCCCGGGCTCGCGCCGGGCGACCGCGCCGACCTCGTGCTCGTAAACGGAGAAACGCCGACCAGCGCCGTCATGGACCGTGGGACCGACCGCACGGTGCTCCATGACGGTCGTGTGGTTGCCGATGGCCTTCGTGTCCTCGCGCTCTGA
- a CDS encoding MFS transporter, translating to MSGRPGVLIDLSPLTENPAFARMWIGSTLSGIGGQLTLVTVMLHVFALTGSTFAVSMIAVAGLVPMVLAGLYGGMLADAFDRRLVALIAATVTFVSTALLAALTWSGGETIWWLYVLSMINSAANSVGMATRTAIVPRLIPRDKLAAASALNGVAFGLTVMAGPALAGLLVALTGYGWTYTIDVVLMLSMFLGLWTLPSLRPEGEVVRPGLASLVDGWRFLRRAGNIRMQYIVDIIAMTFGQPLVLFPALGTVLLGGGALTTGLLTAAVAVGTFASSLFSGRVVQYRWHGRGIERAVEAYGAAILLFGLVLLVSAGASPATETAPHIALIVLACIALAFSGAADNVSSIYRNTMMQAAVPDAMRGRLQGVFIVVVAGGPRVGALYAGTLATFTALWFPPLLGGFLVIALVAILARRSPRFRGYDAENPEP from the coding sequence ATGAGCGGGCGACCCGGAGTTCTCATCGATCTGAGCCCCCTCACCGAGAATCCGGCGTTCGCGCGCATGTGGATCGGCTCCACCCTCTCGGGCATCGGCGGACAGCTCACGCTCGTCACGGTCATGCTGCACGTGTTCGCGCTCACCGGCAGCACCTTCGCGGTGTCGATGATCGCCGTGGCCGGGCTCGTCCCGATGGTCCTCGCCGGCCTTTACGGCGGCATGCTCGCCGACGCCTTCGACCGCCGGCTGGTCGCTCTCATCGCCGCCACCGTGACCTTCGTGTCGACCGCGCTCCTGGCAGCCCTCACCTGGTCGGGCGGCGAGACGATCTGGTGGCTCTACGTCCTCAGCATGATCAACTCAGCGGCCAACTCGGTCGGCATGGCGACGCGCACCGCGATCGTCCCCCGCCTCATCCCCCGCGACAAGCTCGCCGCGGCATCCGCCCTCAACGGCGTCGCCTTCGGGCTCACCGTGATGGCAGGACCAGCGCTGGCCGGACTGCTGGTCGCCCTGACCGGCTACGGCTGGACCTACACGATCGATGTCGTGCTCATGCTCTCGATGTTCCTCGGGCTGTGGACGCTGCCGTCGCTGCGCCCCGAAGGCGAGGTGGTCCGCCCCGGCCTGGCGTCGCTCGTCGACGGCTGGCGGTTCCTGCGTCGGGCCGGCAACATCCGCATGCAGTACATCGTCGACATCATCGCGATGACGTTCGGACAGCCGCTGGTGCTCTTCCCCGCGCTCGGCACCGTCCTGCTCGGCGGCGGGGCACTCACGACGGGGCTGCTGACAGCCGCTGTCGCCGTCGGCACCTTCGCCTCGAGCCTGTTCTCGGGTCGCGTGGTGCAGTACCGCTGGCATGGACGGGGAATCGAGCGCGCGGTGGAGGCCTATGGCGCGGCCATCCTGCTCTTCGGGCTCGTGCTGCTGGTCAGCGCCGGGGCGAGCCCCGCGACCGAGACCGCTCCCCATATCGCCCTGATCGTCCTTGCCTGCATCGCCCTCGCGTTCTCCGGCGCCGCCGACAACGTCAGCTCGATCTATCGCAACACGATGATGCAGGCCGCCGTTCCAGACGCCATGCGCGGTCGACTGCAAGGCGTGTTCATCGTCGTGGTCGCCGGCGGCCCCCGCGTCGGAGCGCTCTACGCCGGTACTCTCGCGACGTTCACCGCGCTGTGGTTCCCCCCGCTGCTGGGCGGATTCCTGGTGATCGCGCTCGTTGCGATCCTCGCGCGCCGCAGTCCCCGATTCCGCGGCTACGACGCAGAGAACCCCGAGCCCTGA
- the rpsO gene encoding 30S ribosomal protein S15, with translation MPLESDAKKAIMEEYATHPGDTGSPEVQVAMLTQRIKDLTEHLKEHKHDHHSRRGLFLMVGQRRRLLGYLQDIDIARYRSLIERLGLRR, from the coding sequence ATGCCACTCGAGTCTGACGCCAAGAAGGCGATCATGGAAGAGTACGCGACGCACCCCGGTGACACCGGATCCCCCGAGGTGCAGGTCGCAATGCTGACGCAGCGCATCAAGGACCTCACCGAACACCTCAAGGAGCACAAGCACGACCACCACTCGCGTCGTGGTCTGTTCCTCATGGTGGGTCAGCGCCGTCGTCTGCTCGGCTACCTCCAGGACATCGACATCGCGCGCTACCGCTCGCTGATCGAACGTCTCGGGCTTCGCCGATAA
- a CDS encoding alpha/beta hydrolase, with amino-acid sequence MTTFVLIHGGGDVGWSWHLVRKELESRGHRVVAPDLPADDDALTLDDYAAAVVDAVEARENVVVVGHSFGGFTAPLVAERLSADVLVLLAGMIPAPGESPDQWWANTGFARAVRAQAALDGGLTGNEDPLVGFYHDVPRGLAEDAVSRERAHPSSAAMAAVWPAASWPAVLTRVLICTDDRFFPAGFMRRVSEERLGIVPDEIAGSHCVMLSRPVEVAERLIGYASGPRA; translated from the coding sequence ATGACGACGTTCGTCCTGATCCACGGCGGCGGGGACGTCGGCTGGTCCTGGCACCTCGTGCGCAAGGAGCTGGAATCGCGCGGGCACCGAGTGGTCGCCCCCGACCTTCCGGCCGACGACGATGCGCTGACGCTCGACGACTATGCCGCAGCGGTCGTGGACGCCGTCGAGGCGCGCGAGAACGTGGTCGTCGTCGGTCACTCGTTCGGCGGGTTCACGGCGCCGCTGGTGGCGGAGAGACTGTCGGCCGATGTCCTGGTCCTCTTGGCGGGGATGATCCCTGCGCCGGGGGAGTCGCCGGATCAGTGGTGGGCGAACACCGGGTTCGCGCGTGCGGTGCGCGCGCAGGCCGCTCTGGACGGCGGGCTCACGGGTAACGAGGATCCCCTCGTCGGCTTCTACCATGACGTGCCGCGCGGCCTCGCGGAAGACGCCGTGAGCAGAGAGCGCGCTCACCCCTCGTCCGCCGCGATGGCGGCCGTGTGGCCGGCGGCCTCCTGGCCCGCGGTCCTGACCCGCGTGCTGATCTGCACCGACGACAGATTCTTCCCCGCCGGCTTCATGAGACGTGTGTCCGAGGAGCGACTGGGGATCGTCCCGGACGAGATCGCCGGCAGCCACTGCGTGATGCTGAGTCGGCCGGTCGAGGTCGCCGAGCGCCTGATCGGATATGCGAGTGGGCCGAGAGCCTGA
- a CDS encoding PrsW family intramembrane metalloprotease, whose product MTFGGPPQPQQPSPYTPPPAEPAPYTPQQYSQSPYTPPQFAQQPTYASALAQPTSYSPPAPVAPSPAESLPALPVPTKKGRTVSIWLFGLLGFLLIALIGYFAWALGPMASVIGLVLALIPLTIVFLGVRMIDRWEPEPKRLVFFAIAWGAIAAVGLTLLVDVGLTMLVGPRDEVLSAVFQAPIVEEFWKGLGVFLIFLVARRAFDGPVDGVVYGALVGAGFAFTENIQYFAISLIEGGGEQLTVTFVMRALLSPFAHAMFTALTGFAIGLAARRHASAGAAFGAGLVGLLGAILLHGLWNGSATFADFFALYFTLQVPLFVGFILGIVALRREEARLTRARLSEYAAAGWFTPEEVTMLATPAGRKVGLAWAAQLRGDRRPLMREFIKDATALASVRQRAITGRDPLAAEDERALLIRTRATRAALLAY is encoded by the coding sequence ATGACTTTCGGAGGACCGCCTCAGCCTCAGCAGCCGTCGCCCTACACGCCGCCGCCCGCGGAACCGGCGCCGTACACTCCGCAGCAGTACTCCCAGTCGCCCTATACGCCGCCGCAGTTCGCTCAGCAGCCGACGTACGCGTCCGCGCTCGCCCAGCCCACGAGCTACTCGCCGCCCGCGCCGGTGGCACCGTCGCCGGCCGAGTCTCTCCCCGCGTTGCCCGTGCCGACGAAGAAGGGGCGCACCGTCTCGATCTGGCTCTTCGGCCTGCTCGGCTTCCTGCTGATCGCGCTGATCGGCTACTTCGCGTGGGCACTCGGCCCGATGGCCTCGGTGATCGGGCTGGTGCTCGCTCTCATCCCGCTCACCATCGTGTTCCTCGGTGTCCGCATGATCGACCGCTGGGAGCCGGAGCCGAAACGGCTGGTGTTCTTCGCCATCGCGTGGGGAGCGATCGCGGCTGTCGGGCTCACCCTGCTGGTCGACGTCGGCCTCACGATGCTGGTCGGTCCGCGTGACGAGGTGCTCTCCGCCGTGTTCCAGGCGCCGATCGTGGAGGAGTTCTGGAAGGGTCTCGGCGTCTTCCTCATCTTCCTGGTCGCACGCCGGGCGTTCGACGGGCCGGTGGACGGGGTCGTCTACGGCGCTCTTGTCGGGGCAGGCTTCGCGTTCACCGAGAACATCCAGTACTTCGCCATCAGCCTCATCGAAGGGGGAGGCGAGCAGCTGACCGTCACCTTCGTCATGCGGGCTCTGCTCTCGCCGTTCGCCCACGCGATGTTCACAGCGCTCACCGGTTTCGCGATCGGTCTCGCTGCTCGCCGCCACGCATCGGCGGGTGCGGCGTTCGGTGCCGGGCTGGTGGGACTTCTGGGCGCGATCCTCCTGCATGGACTGTGGAACGGATCTGCGACCTTCGCCGACTTCTTCGCGCTGTACTTCACCCTGCAGGTGCCGCTCTTCGTCGGATTCATCCTCGGCATCGTCGCGTTGCGTCGCGAGGAGGCGCGCCTGACGCGGGCGCGGCTCAGCGAGTACGCCGCAGCCGGCTGGTTCACGCCGGAGGAGGTCACGATGCTCGCGACGCCGGCCGGGCGCAAGGTCGGGCTGGCCTGGGCCGCGCAGCTGCGCGGAGATCGCCGTCCGCTCATGCGCGAGTTCATCAAGGACGCGACGGCGCTGGCATCGGTGCGTCAACGTGCGATCACGGGTCGCGACCCGCTGGCCGCCGAGGACGAGAGGGCCCTGCTGATCCGGACCCGTGCGACCAGGGCGGCGCTGCTCGCCTACTGA
- a CDS encoding aspartate ammonia-lyase: MASAAPSLTRTETDSLGSMEIPADAYWGIHTARADANFPITKRPISVYPDLVRALAMVKQASARANRAIGVLDPERADLIDRAAQRVIDGEFHDQFTVGVIQGGAGTSTNMNANEVITNIALEMAGREKGDYAFLSPIDHTNRSQSTNDVYPTAVKIGLSLTLRSLLDELDLLRRSFLGKAGEFHDILKVGRTQLQDAVPMTLGQEFHGFATTLGEDHSRLTENASLMFEINMGATAIGTGITTHADYAPAVLHHLREITGLDLSTATDLVESTSDTGSFMSFSSTLKRNAIKLSKICNDLRLLASGPQAGLGEINLPAMQAGSSIMPGKVNPVIPEVVNQVAFAVVGADMTVTMAVEGGQLQLNAFEPVIAHSIFQSITWMRQAMWTLRVNCIDGITANRDRLGAMVGASVGVITALTPFIGYAAAAALAKTALLTNRNVADLVVEAGLMSRDEVMKQLSPARLSGLEAVTAAIPIIAPEDLIEI; encoded by the coding sequence ATGGCTTCTGCCGCGCCTTCCCTTACCCGCACCGAGACCGATTCGCTCGGGAGCATGGAGATCCCCGCTGACGCGTACTGGGGAATCCACACCGCTCGAGCCGATGCGAACTTCCCGATCACGAAGCGTCCGATCTCGGTGTATCCGGATCTCGTCAGGGCACTTGCGATGGTCAAGCAGGCGAGCGCGCGGGCGAACCGTGCGATCGGTGTCCTCGACCCGGAGCGCGCCGACCTGATCGATCGAGCGGCCCAGCGCGTCATCGACGGCGAGTTCCACGATCAGTTCACGGTGGGCGTCATCCAGGGCGGCGCCGGCACGTCGACCAACATGAACGCGAACGAGGTCATCACCAATATCGCGCTCGAGATGGCCGGCCGGGAGAAGGGCGACTACGCCTTCCTGTCGCCGATCGACCACACCAACCGCAGCCAGTCGACGAATGACGTGTACCCGACCGCCGTGAAGATCGGCCTGTCGCTGACGCTGCGTTCGCTGCTCGACGAGCTCGACCTGCTGCGTCGGTCGTTCCTGGGCAAGGCCGGGGAGTTCCACGACATCCTCAAGGTCGGACGCACGCAGCTGCAGGACGCGGTGCCGATGACGCTCGGCCAGGAGTTCCACGGATTCGCGACCACGCTCGGCGAGGACCACAGCCGTCTGACCGAGAACGCGTCGCTGATGTTCGAGATCAACATGGGCGCGACCGCGATCGGCACCGGCATCACGACCCACGCCGACTACGCGCCGGCGGTGCTGCACCATCTGCGTGAGATCACGGGTCTGGATCTCTCGACCGCGACGGACCTCGTCGAGTCGACGAGTGACACGGGCTCGTTCATGTCGTTCTCCTCGACGCTCAAGCGCAACGCGATCAAGCTCTCCAAGATCTGCAACGACCTGCGTCTGCTCGCCTCCGGGCCTCAGGCCGGACTCGGCGAGATCAACCTCCCCGCCATGCAGGCCGGTTCCAGCATCATGCCGGGCAAGGTCAACCCCGTGATCCCCGAGGTCGTCAACCAGGTCGCGTTCGCCGTGGTCGGTGCCGATATGACCGTCACGATGGCGGTGGAGGGCGGGCAGCTGCAGCTCAACGCCTTCGAGCCGGTGATCGCGCACTCGATCTTCCAGTCCATCACCTGGATGCGCCAGGCCATGTGGACGCTGCGCGTCAACTGCATCGACGGCATCACCGCGAACCGCGACCGCCTGGGTGCGATGGTCGGTGCCTCGGTCGGCGTCATCACCGCTCTGACGCCGTTCATCGGCTACGCGGCGGCGGCGGCGCTGGCCAAGACGGCCCTGCTGACGAACCGCAACGTGGCCGACCTCGTCGTCGAGGCCGGGCTGATGTCGCGCGACGAGGTCATGAAGCAGCTGTCGCCCGCGCGGCTGTCTGGACTCGAGGCGGTCACCGCGGCGATCCCGATCATCGCTCCGGAGGATCTCATCGAGATCTGA
- a CDS encoding MFS transporter: protein MTVVWLPMAFVSSRSEPSSAKVQERAIGLGAALLVGLNLRPAITSVASLLEPTGAWFALNPVQLSMLATLPVIAFGVTAPLGPLLARRLGVVRTLAWAMGALAAALVLRAMVPGGLLVGTFLEGAAIMAAGTLLPPYLKSLGAGGLWIGLSSMSFSAGAALGAGFTVPLSHTAGGPPIALALWALPALLALAAMLRVALRSRAPVHSGERMQLTRATLPTVALITVMFGLQAMLFFAVAAWLPRLLGDRGVDAATAGWLLALASIAGLIPTLLAPMLARRRRALLWFGPGLGVVMLIAFVWLASGDTSYVAITLVLGAVQGATFGLSLSLIVSQSADEASAGMLSAVSQGVGYAFAGAGSLLVGVLHDATGDWTAGLLFMIVSAAVLSVVVALVIRRPPVDLRAGSRVRV, encoded by the coding sequence ATGACGGTCGTGTGGTTGCCGATGGCCTTCGTGTCCTCGCGCTCTGAACCGAGCAGCGCGAAGGTCCAGGAGCGGGCGATCGGGCTCGGGGCGGCACTGCTGGTCGGGCTCAATCTGCGACCGGCGATCACCTCGGTCGCGTCACTGCTCGAGCCGACGGGCGCCTGGTTCGCCCTGAACCCGGTGCAGCTCAGCATGCTCGCCACGCTGCCCGTGATCGCGTTCGGTGTCACCGCGCCGCTCGGCCCGCTGCTCGCGCGCAGACTCGGGGTCGTGCGCACCCTGGCCTGGGCGATGGGGGCGCTCGCGGCCGCGCTGGTGCTGCGCGCCATGGTCCCCGGTGGACTGCTCGTCGGCACGTTCCTGGAGGGCGCGGCGATCATGGCCGCCGGCACACTCCTGCCGCCCTATCTCAAATCACTGGGCGCGGGAGGACTGTGGATCGGTCTGAGCAGCATGTCCTTCAGCGCGGGAGCCGCCCTCGGCGCCGGGTTCACGGTTCCTCTCAGCCACACCGCGGGCGGACCGCCGATCGCCCTCGCCCTGTGGGCCCTGCCTGCGCTGCTGGCTCTGGCGGCGATGCTCAGAGTCGCGCTGCGGTCGCGAGCCCCCGTGCACTCCGGAGAGCGGATGCAGCTCACCCGTGCGACCCTGCCCACCGTCGCACTGATCACCGTCATGTTCGGACTCCAGGCCATGCTGTTCTTCGCCGTCGCCGCCTGGCTGCCCCGACTGCTCGGCGACCGCGGCGTCGATGCCGCGACGGCCGGCTGGCTCCTCGCGCTCGCGAGCATCGCGGGACTCATCCCGACGCTGCTCGCACCGATGCTCGCGCGGCGCCGCCGGGCGCTGCTGTGGTTCGGGCCGGGGCTGGGTGTCGTCATGCTGATCGCCTTCGTCTGGCTGGCCTCCGGCGACACCTCGTATGTCGCGATCACACTCGTGCTCGGCGCTGTGCAGGGAGCGACCTTCGGACTGTCGCTCAGCCTGATCGTCAGCCAGTCCGCCGACGAGGCCTCTGCGGGGATGCTCTCCGCCGTGTCCCAGGGCGTCGGCTACGCGTTCGCGGGCGCGGGGAGCCTCCTGGTCGGCGTCCTGCACGACGCCACTGGCGATTGGACCGCGGGGCTGCTGTTCATGATCGTCTCAGCGGCGGTGCTGAGCGTCGTCGTCGCTCTCGTGATCCGGCGACCGCCCGTCGATCTGCGCGCCGGCTCACGCGTGCGCGTCTGA
- a CDS encoding ABC transporter ATP-binding protein, whose product MTTPLLSVENLSKHFAVSKGFLRGTSHVKAVDGVSFDLRRGSTLGLVGESGCGKSTTGRLLMRLLAPTSGRILLDGTDVAGLRGADLQDFRRRVQMVFQNPASSLNPRQSVGAAIAAPLQAQGIRPREGMRTRVAGLMDRVGLRPEHYNRFPHEFSGGQKQRVGIARALALEPDIVICDEPVSALDVSVQAQVINLLQDIQADTGISYVFIAHDLSVVKHFADEVAVMYLGRIMEHGTRDQVFGAPVHPYTQSLLSSVPSPDPTADRSHRIRLTGDLPHPSNPPTGCVFRTRCPLLPLLTDDQQQQCAERIPTGAAACHHHTEAGDLATRLDSLHERKVHAAL is encoded by the coding sequence CGTCTCCTTCGATCTGCGACGCGGATCCACTCTGGGCCTCGTCGGCGAGTCCGGATGCGGCAAGTCGACGACCGGGCGACTGCTGATGCGCCTGCTCGCCCCCACATCGGGTCGCATCCTGCTGGACGGCACCGATGTCGCGGGCCTCCGCGGTGCCGATCTGCAGGACTTCCGGCGCCGAGTGCAGATGGTGTTCCAGAATCCGGCCTCCTCGCTCAACCCCCGCCAGAGCGTGGGTGCCGCGATCGCTGCACCGTTGCAGGCGCAGGGCATCCGCCCCCGGGAGGGGATGCGCACGCGCGTGGCCGGGCTCATGGACAGGGTCGGTCTCCGCCCCGAGCACTACAACCGCTTCCCCCATGAGTTCTCCGGCGGGCAGAAGCAGCGTGTGGGGATCGCCCGTGCGCTGGCATTGGAGCCCGACATCGTCATCTGCGACGAGCCCGTGTCGGCGCTCGACGTCTCGGTGCAGGCGCAGGTCATCAACCTGCTGCAGGACATCCAGGCCGACACCGGCATCTCCTACGTCTTCATCGCGCACGACCTGTCGGTCGTGAAGCATTTCGCCGACGAGGTCGCGGTGATGTACCTCGGCCGGATCATGGAGCACGGCACGCGTGATCAGGTGTTCGGAGCTCCCGTGCACCCGTACACCCAGTCCTTGCTGTCCTCCGTGCCGTCACCGGATCCCACGGCCGACCGCAGCCACCGCATCCGTCTGACCGGCGACCTCCCCCACCCGTCGAATCCGCCGACGGGGTGCGTGTTCCGCACCCGCTGCCCGCTGCTGCCTCTGCTGACAGACGATCAGCAACAGCAGTGCGCCGAGCGGATCCCCACGGGAGCTGCGGCATGCCATCACCACACCGAGGCCGGCGATCTCGCCACGCGACTCGACTCGCTCCACGAAAGGAAAGTCCATGCTGCTCTCTGA
- a CDS encoding transcriptional regulator: protein MPDIASGADGRHPRTRLDDNFSTPIRFSILASLGDGVELDFATLAGVLQANDSVLSKAIAHLQDAGYVSTRKGYVGSRPRTWIRSTDAGQRAFTGHLGALREIVELGGGQLRWASDAHA, encoded by the coding sequence ATGCCTGACATCGCCTCCGGGGCGGACGGCAGGCACCCGCGCACGCGCCTCGATGACAACTTCTCCACGCCGATCCGCTTCTCGATCCTCGCGTCGTTGGGGGACGGGGTCGAGCTCGACTTCGCGACCCTCGCCGGAGTCCTCCAGGCGAACGATTCCGTGCTCAGCAAGGCGATCGCGCACCTGCAGGACGCCGGGTACGTGTCGACCAGGAAGGGATACGTGGGCAGCAGACCGCGCACCTGGATCCGCTCGACGGATGCCGGCCAGCGTGCCTTCACCGGCCATCTCGGCGCACTGCGGGAGATCGTCGAGCTCGGTGGAGGACAGTTGCGCTGGGCGTCAGACGCGCACGCGTGA
- a CDS encoding fumarylacetoacetate hydrolase family protein, protein MRFAHLRRADSPRAILAVVEDADAILVSDLLTDAPATLQQLIEGGDDMLVALRAALADGSAPRYPLDGWTFDSAVLAPPAVLAVGLNYAAHSSELGLKTDTAPTVFTLWPNSLTGHEHTTSWPRALSEAVDYEAELGVLIGTPAKDVTHDEALSHVWGYTVVNDITARNVQFSEAQWSRCKSFDGFTPTGPFVVTADEIADPQDLHIWTVVDGNTVQDASTDQMVRSVATLITHLSQSLTLLPGTLISTGSPGGAGYSRDPQIFLRDRSTVTVGIDGIGALTTHCRILD, encoded by the coding sequence ATGCGGTTCGCTCATCTGCGCCGTGCCGATTCCCCTCGTGCGATTCTCGCCGTGGTGGAAGACGCCGACGCCATCCTCGTCTCTGACCTCCTGACCGACGCTCCTGCGACCCTGCAGCAGCTCATCGAAGGAGGAGACGACATGCTCGTCGCCCTCCGTGCGGCACTCGCGGACGGGTCCGCCCCGCGGTATCCGCTGGACGGGTGGACGTTCGATTCCGCCGTCCTCGCGCCTCCCGCGGTGCTCGCCGTCGGACTCAACTACGCCGCGCACTCCAGCGAGCTGGGCCTGAAGACCGACACCGCTCCGACCGTCTTCACGCTGTGGCCGAACTCGCTGACCGGCCACGAGCACACCACCTCCTGGCCGCGCGCACTCAGCGAGGCCGTGGACTACGAAGCCGAGCTCGGAGTGCTCATCGGCACCCCCGCCAAGGACGTCACGCACGACGAGGCCCTGTCCCATGTCTGGGGCTACACGGTCGTGAACGACATCACGGCCCGCAACGTCCAGTTCTCCGAGGCCCAGTGGTCGCGCTGCAAGTCGTTCGACGGCTTCACCCCCACCGGCCCATTCGTCGTCACGGCCGACGAGATCGCCGACCCGCAGGATCTGCACATCTGGACCGTCGTCGACGGCAACACCGTGCAGGATGCGTCGACGGATCAGATGGTCCGCTCGGTCGCCACCCTCATCACCCACCTGTCGCAGTCGTTGACGCTGCTGCCCGGCACGCTCATCTCCACCGGCAGCCCCGGTGGAGCCGGCTACTCGCGCGACCCGCAGATCTTCCTTCGGGACCGCTCCACGGTCACCGTCGGCATCGACGGCATCGGCGCGCTCACCACGCACTGCCGCATCCTGGACTGA
- a CDS encoding FKBP-type peptidyl-prolyl cis-trans isomerase, whose translation MTDRTKPEFDAPTGPAPSELVVRDLIEGDGTEAKPGDTVTVHYAGVEFDSGEEFDSSWGRGETIQFPLRGLIQGWQDGIPGMKVGGRRELVIPPHLAYGPAGGGHFLSGKSLIFIIDLVAVG comes from the coding sequence ATGACTGATCGCACAAAGCCTGAGTTCGACGCCCCCACCGGTCCCGCTCCCTCGGAGCTCGTGGTCCGCGACCTCATCGAAGGTGATGGCACCGAGGCCAAGCCCGGCGACACCGTCACCGTGCACTACGCCGGTGTCGAGTTCGATTCCGGCGAGGAGTTCGACTCCTCCTGGGGCCGCGGCGAGACCATCCAGTTCCCGCTGCGCGGCCTGATCCAGGGCTGGCAGGACGGCATCCCGGGCATGAAGGTCGGTGGCCGTCGCGAGCTCGTGATCCCGCCCCACCTGGCATACGGCCCCGCCGGCGGCGGACACTTCCTGTCCGGCAAGTCGCTGATCTTCATCATCGACCTGGTCGCTGTCGGCTGA